In Laspinema palackyanum D2c, a single window of DNA contains:
- the glpX gene encoding class II fructose-bisphosphatase, producing MDSVIGLEIIEVVEQAAIASARWMGKGDKNTADHVAVEAMRERMNRIHMRGRIVIGEGERDEAPMLYIGEEVGICTQENAKDFCDPQQLIEIDIAVDPCEGTNLVAYGQNGSMAVLAIAEKGGLFRAPDFYMKKLAAPACAKNHVDINKSATENLKILSDCMSRSIEELVVVVMDRPRHKGLIEEIRNAGARVRLISDGDVSAAISCAFSGTNIHALMGIGAAPEGVISAAAMRCLGGHFQGQLIYDPEVVKTGLIGESKESNIARLQEMGITDPDRVYNAEELASGDTVLFAASGITPGTLMQGVRFFKGGARTHSLVISSQSSTARFVDTIHMNDTPKSLQLR from the coding sequence GTGGATAGTGTAATCGGTTTAGAGATTATTGAAGTCGTCGAACAAGCCGCGATCGCTTCGGCTCGTTGGATGGGTAAAGGCGACAAAAATACCGCTGACCATGTGGCGGTAGAAGCGATGCGCGAACGTATGAATCGCATTCATATGCGCGGCAGAATCGTCATCGGCGAAGGCGAGCGCGATGAAGCTCCCATGTTGTACATCGGGGAAGAAGTTGGGATCTGTACTCAGGAAAATGCCAAGGACTTCTGCGACCCGCAACAACTGATCGAAATTGATATCGCCGTTGACCCCTGTGAAGGCACCAACTTGGTCGCCTACGGACAAAACGGTTCGATGGCGGTTCTCGCCATTGCCGAAAAAGGTGGCCTGTTCCGAGCTCCCGACTTCTACATGAAGAAGCTCGCCGCACCCGCCTGTGCCAAAAATCATGTGGACATCAATAAATCTGCCACCGAAAACCTGAAAATCCTCTCGGACTGCATGAGTCGCTCCATTGAGGAATTGGTCGTGGTGGTGATGGATCGTCCCCGTCACAAAGGCTTAATCGAAGAAATCCGCAACGCCGGAGCCCGAGTGCGTCTGATCAGCGATGGAGATGTCTCTGCTGCTATTTCTTGCGCCTTCTCCGGAACCAACATCCACGCGCTGATGGGAATTGGTGCTGCTCCTGAAGGGGTGATCTCCGCTGCGGCCATGCGCTGTTTAGGCGGCCACTTCCAAGGTCAGCTCATTTATGACCCTGAAGTCGTGAAAACTGGGCTGATTGGCGAAAGCAAAGAAAGCAACATCGCTCGTCTACAAGAAATGGGTATCACTGACCCCGATCGCGTTTACAACGCTGAAGAATTAGCCTCTGGAGATACGGTGCTGTTTGCCGCATCCGGTATTACTCCTGGAACGTTAATGCAAGGGGTTCGCTTCTTCAAAGGCGGCGCTCGGACTCACAGTCTGGTTATTTCTAGCCAGTCGAGTACCGCTCGTTTTGTCGATACCATTCATATGAACGACACTCCGAAGAGCTTACAATTGCGCTAA
- a CDS encoding SBBP repeat-containing protein: MQNKMDVEGLEIEWRSPLEPSSLVNASGLLPLTTEAAGTGFDAEFYLNAYPDVAEAVSTGQFESGWQHWLLYGQQEGRLVAPLELVSPEDTPGDPLIGEQVPNLAQLPLSFIPNAGQLDPTVNFSVRGASHGIFFTPDEVVFSVAAQPDPESDELQSSVVRLEFVGANGNPVIEGIEPLPGLANFLSGSDESSWSGNLPTYQGIAYRDLYDGIDLVYRGTEGELKREFVVDPGADPGQIRLDYSGIEAVTLREGALVLQTALGELIEAAPIIYQDIEGDRVAVAGQYELLGEGQVGFELGAYDPNYALIIDPTLQYSSYLGGTLQDQGDAIALDAEGNIYIAGRTISTDFPTRIPIQSTISNPPSFKFDAFITKIAADGASAFYSTYLGGLENDRALDVVVDSRGSAFVVGETSSDNFPVTVGTAQTAANGETDGFILKLTPNGGFIELGTYFGGARSDSVNSITLDNEGNFYVTGQTFSENFPMVSAVQNTIGGNGSDVLVAKFNPVGGLVYSTFLGGFGNDVGNAIAVDANQNVYVTGQASTDNFPLVSELQRRYRGGGDAFVTKISSDGSELIYSTYLGGRDSDVGNAIAVDAAGHVYVAGSTGVPRDAQPRAVIPLGDFPTLNPIQGQLSGLSSAFVTKLAPNGRSLIYSTFLGGSGFESGNDMAIDDRGNVYLTGETTSSDLPQVTPIQPRFGGNGDAFVGKILADGRTIDYLTYLGGNGFESGNAIAVNAGGTAFVTGQSASPNFPIVNPLPNAAGGVQGDAFVVAIAQPINPTQPIVVPPGTPAPGPGSLPGPGGAEPFPPAPEPTEPPAPPPPPPRFENFIQSVTERGLNPLSLYFNEGAYLAQNPGVAEAVAAGTFTSGLQHYLLFGRDEGRPAPTQFFNEGEYLARNSDVAVAVGTGQLASGFAHFVQRGFFEGRDRNAKLFLESFYLRQNPDVAEAVAAGIFSSGYSHYLQSGQFERRNPNPAFDETFYLTQNPDVAAIVAAGGFQSGFEHFIEQGEFQGRQPSPVFNESAYLFRNIDVAQALNRGAFGGSAFEHFVLFGVQEGRVATS; encoded by the coding sequence ATGCAAAACAAGATGGATGTCGAGGGGTTGGAAATCGAATGGCGATCGCCACTAGAACCGTCTAGTCTGGTAAATGCCTCTGGGCTGTTGCCTCTGACCACTGAAGCGGCAGGCACGGGATTCGATGCTGAGTTTTATTTGAATGCCTATCCCGATGTGGCTGAGGCGGTTAGCACCGGCCAGTTTGAGAGTGGGTGGCAACATTGGCTGCTCTATGGTCAGCAGGAAGGACGCTTGGTCGCTCCGCTGGAATTAGTTTCCCCCGAGGATACTCCCGGGGACCCTTTGATTGGTGAACAGGTCCCCAATCTAGCCCAACTACCGTTAAGTTTTATTCCCAATGCAGGGCAACTTGACCCCACGGTGAATTTTTCGGTCCGAGGGGCTTCTCATGGGATTTTCTTTACCCCCGATGAGGTGGTGTTCAGCGTCGCTGCACAACCGGACCCAGAATCCGATGAACTGCAATCCTCCGTGGTCCGCCTAGAGTTTGTGGGGGCGAATGGCAATCCGGTAATCGAAGGGATAGAACCCTTGCCGGGATTGGCGAATTTCTTATCCGGGTCCGATGAGTCCAGTTGGTCGGGGAATCTTCCCACCTACCAAGGCATTGCCTATCGGGACCTTTATGACGGGATTGATTTGGTCTATCGCGGCACCGAAGGGGAACTCAAACGGGAATTTGTGGTGGACCCAGGAGCGGATCCGGGGCAAATTCGGTTGGACTATAGCGGAATTGAGGCAGTCACCCTGCGGGAAGGAGCATTGGTGCTGCAAACCGCCTTGGGTGAGTTAATCGAGGCCGCACCGATTATTTATCAGGATATCGAAGGCGATCGCGTGGCGGTGGCAGGTCAGTATGAATTACTGGGTGAGGGCCAAGTTGGATTTGAGTTAGGCGCTTATGACCCCAACTATGCCTTAATTATTGACCCAACTTTGCAATATTCCAGCTATTTGGGAGGGACCCTGCAAGACCAAGGGGATGCGATCGCCTTGGATGCGGAAGGAAATATCTATATCGCCGGAAGAACTATCTCCACAGACTTTCCCACGCGGATTCCCATACAATCCACGATTAGTAATCCCCCGTCCTTCAAATTTGATGCCTTTATTACCAAGATTGCCGCTGATGGGGCCAGCGCCTTCTATTCCACTTATTTAGGGGGCCTGGAAAACGACCGGGCCTTAGATGTGGTTGTAGACAGTCGCGGCAGCGCCTTTGTGGTAGGAGAAACCAGTTCGGATAATTTCCCCGTGACGGTGGGAACAGCACAGACGGCAGCGAATGGAGAAACTGATGGGTTTATTCTCAAGCTGACTCCTAATGGAGGATTTATCGAATTGGGGACCTATTTTGGAGGGGCGCGCTCTGATTCGGTGAATAGTATTACCCTCGATAATGAGGGGAATTTTTATGTGACGGGCCAAACCTTTTCCGAAAATTTTCCGATGGTGAGTGCGGTGCAAAATACCATTGGGGGGAATGGGTCCGATGTGTTGGTGGCCAAGTTTAACCCCGTCGGAGGGCTGGTTTACTCCACGTTCCTGGGGGGATTTGGGAATGATGTGGGGAATGCGATCGCCGTGGATGCGAACCAGAATGTGTATGTTACGGGACAAGCGAGCACCGATAACTTTCCCCTGGTGTCCGAGTTACAGCGGCGGTATCGAGGGGGTGGGGATGCGTTTGTTACGAAAATTAGTAGTGATGGCAGTGAGTTAATTTACTCGACCTATTTAGGGGGCCGAGATAGTGACGTGGGGAATGCGATCGCCGTGGATGCGGCAGGTCACGTTTATGTTGCCGGAAGCACCGGAGTCCCCCGAGATGCTCAACCCCGGGCAGTGATTCCCCTGGGAGATTTCCCCACCCTTAATCCCATTCAAGGGCAGTTAAGTGGGTTATCCTCGGCCTTTGTGACCAAGTTGGCACCGAATGGGAGAAGTTTGATTTATTCTACCTTCCTCGGTGGCAGCGGGTTTGAGTCGGGGAATGATATGGCGATCGACGATCGCGGGAATGTCTATTTGACCGGAGAAACCACCTCCTCTGATTTACCCCAGGTTACGCCGATTCAGCCCCGATTTGGGGGGAATGGGGATGCGTTTGTGGGTAAAATTTTGGCCGATGGGAGGACGATTGACTATTTGACCTATCTCGGAGGGAATGGGTTTGAGTCGGGGAATGCGATCGCGGTGAATGCCGGGGGAACGGCGTTTGTCACGGGTCAAAGTGCGTCGCCGAATTTTCCCATTGTGAATCCGTTGCCGAATGCTGCCGGGGGTGTCCAAGGGGATGCCTTTGTGGTGGCGATCGCCCAACCCATCAACCCCACGCAACCGATTGTTGTCCCTCCCGGAACACCGGCCCCCGGTCCGGGTTCTTTACCCGGTCCTGGGGGTGCTGAACCCTTCCCCCCTGCACCAGAACCGACGGAACCCCCTGCGCCACCGCCACCGCCACCGCGTTTTGAAAACTTCATTCAGTCGGTGACAGAACGGGGTCTCAATCCCCTGAGCCTATATTTTAATGAGGGGGCCTATTTAGCTCAAAATCCCGGGGTAGCAGAAGCGGTCGCCGCTGGGACTTTCACCAGTGGGTTACAACATTATTTGCTGTTTGGCCGAGATGAGGGCCGTCCTGCGCCCACCCAGTTTTTCAATGAAGGGGAGTATTTAGCCCGAAATTCTGATGTAGCAGTGGCGGTGGGGACAGGTCAGTTGGCGAGTGGATTTGCACATTTCGTGCAGAGGGGATTTTTTGAAGGGCGCGATCGCAATGCCAAGCTGTTTTTAGAAAGTTTCTACCTCCGCCAAAATCCTGATGTGGCCGAAGCGGTGGCAGCAGGAATTTTCAGCAGTGGTTACAGTCACTATCTCCAGTCGGGGCAGTTTGAGCGGCGTAATCCCAATCCGGCGTTTGATGAAACATTTTATTTAACTCAAAATCCCGATGTAGCGGCGATCGTTGCTGCCGGGGGTTTCCAGAGTGGATTCGAGCACTTCATCGAACAGGGCGAATTCCAGGGTCGTCAACCTAGTCCGGTTTTCAACGAATCGGCTTATTTGTTCCGGAATATCGATGTGGCCCAGGCCCTGAATCGGGGGGCCTTCGGCGGCAGTGCGTTTGAGCATTTTGTCCTGTTCGGGGTACAGGAGGGACGGGTAGCGACTTCCTAG
- the clpS gene encoding ATP-dependent Clp protease adapter ClpS produces MSVETIEKTSTVRKIAPRYRVLLHNDDFNSMEHVVQTLMQTVPSLTQPQAVSIMMEAHSNGIALVITCALEHAEFYCETLKNHGLTSTIEPDE; encoded by the coding sequence GTGTCAGTAGAAACCATTGAAAAGACTTCAACGGTTCGGAAAATAGCACCGCGTTATCGAGTTTTACTACATAATGATGACTTTAACTCGATGGAACACGTCGTGCAAACTTTAATGCAAACCGTGCCGAGTTTGACTCAGCCTCAAGCGGTTAGCATTATGATGGAAGCCCATAGCAATGGGATTGCTTTGGTGATTACCTGCGCCCTTGAACACGCCGAGTTTTACTGCGAAACTCTCAAAAATCATGGGTTGACCAGTACCATTGAACCGGACGAATAA
- a CDS encoding CPBP family intramembrane glutamic endopeptidase, with the protein MKLNWIRFGDYPAPGRLAIFVALLLAVWVPIAVPIYWLVPDPNWVSILSMAVLYGEFILLVRFWGSRVYGQPQILKHYGLEFSRNNGQDLLGGLGFGLLSLFGLLVVEGLLGWLGWQLPNPAGLPKIILEGLAIALGVGFAEELLFRGWLLEELKRDYLPAVAIAANATIFALLHFIKPLEAMIRNLPAFPGLLLLGLTLLAAKRLGQGRLGLPIGFHGGLVCGYYMINTGQLVEYSGAVPEWITGMDQNPIAGISGIFLLSAICFGMARAAQFKVTSEK; encoded by the coding sequence GTGAAATTGAACTGGATCCGCTTCGGTGACTATCCGGCCCCAGGCAGGTTGGCTATTTTTGTGGCACTGCTTTTGGCGGTTTGGGTTCCGATCGCGGTGCCGATTTATTGGCTTGTCCCGGACCCCAACTGGGTAAGCATTTTATCAATGGCAGTTTTATATGGCGAGTTTATTCTCCTGGTGCGATTTTGGGGATCAAGGGTCTACGGACAACCCCAGATTCTCAAGCACTATGGGTTAGAGTTCTCTCGAAACAACGGCCAAGATCTCCTCGGAGGTCTTGGTTTTGGTTTGCTGAGTTTGTTCGGATTATTGGTAGTCGAGGGCCTGTTGGGGTGGTTGGGATGGCAACTGCCTAATCCTGCTGGATTGCCGAAAATTATTTTAGAAGGATTGGCGATCGCCCTGGGGGTCGGGTTTGCTGAGGAGTTGCTGTTTCGCGGTTGGCTGTTGGAGGAGTTAAAACGTGATTACCTTCCGGCAGTAGCGATCGCTGCAAATGCAACAATTTTTGCCCTCTTACATTTTATTAAACCCCTGGAGGCGATGATTCGGAATTTACCCGCGTTTCCGGGGTTGCTGTTACTGGGTTTAACCTTGCTTGCGGCCAAACGATTGGGTCAGGGTCGCTTGGGTTTACCCATTGGCTTTCATGGGGGTTTAGTTTGCGGCTATTATATGATTAATACAGGCCAATTAGTCGAATATTCTGGGGCGGTTCCCGAGTGGATCACGGGGATGGACCAAAATCCGATCGCTGGGATTTCTGGGATATTTTTATTAAGTGCGATCTGCTTTGGAATGGCTCGTGCTGCTCAGTTTAAAGTTACAAGTGAGAAGTAA
- a CDS encoding S-layer protein has translation MQPIRIVTTAFLAIATFAVPGRSQQVPPPSVSREEIVQACVQDQVELLPPLFSDVPPNHWAFLSVQKISYCGPFRSATPPNLIERLIREDGLLPNPMTLPESPEPTL, from the coding sequence ATGCAACCAATCCGAATCGTAACGACTGCATTCCTGGCGATCGCCACCTTCGCGGTTCCTGGGCGATCGCAACAAGTACCACCCCCATCGGTCTCCCGTGAGGAAATTGTGCAAGCTTGTGTGCAAGACCAGGTAGAACTTTTGCCCCCCCTTTTTAGTGATGTCCCTCCAAATCATTGGGCTTTTTTATCGGTCCAAAAAATTTCTTATTGTGGTCCATTTCGGTCCGCAACCCCTCCGAATTTAATCGAACGCTTGATTCGGGAAGATGGTTTATTACCTAACCCCATGACCTTGCCAGAGAGTCCAGAACCGACACTTTAA
- a CDS encoding transposase has product MEYESVKADYDAPWKEAITLYFEQFLKFFFPDIHRQIDWSQPYQSLDKELLELGRDSEVGTQFPDKLFEVKLINGNPLWILIHVEVQSQYVKDFSQRIYQYNYRAFDQYNKPVVSIAILGDDNASWRPTEYAYTLGEYQLKLHFPIVKLLDYQTRWEQLESEQNPFALMVRAHLKTQATNRKMDERKQWKWILIRSLYEGGYRREEVENLFRFIDRMMTLPKQLEQQLRTQLVEYREEKQMPFISPMEELIQEEAMERGLQQGTLQTQRENILDLLQVRFGEVPQSLVEVVNRLEDISTLKQLIRQTISVGSIAEFEQLLNPSTDS; this is encoded by the coding sequence ATGGAATATGAATCTGTAAAAGCCGACTATGATGCCCCGTGGAAAGAAGCAATTACCCTCTACTTTGAACAATTTCTCAAGTTCTTCTTTCCCGACATTCATCGCCAAATCGACTGGAGTCAACCCTATCAGTCCCTAGACAAAGAACTCCTAGAACTAGGCCGAGACTCCGAAGTTGGTACTCAATTTCCCGACAAACTGTTTGAAGTTAAACTCATCAACGGCAATCCTCTGTGGATACTGATTCACGTCGAAGTGCAGAGTCAATATGTTAAAGACTTCAGCCAACGGATCTATCAGTATAACTACCGCGCCTTTGACCAATACAACAAACCCGTGGTCAGCATTGCCATTCTCGGAGATGATAACGCCTCATGGCGACCCACAGAATATGCTTATACCCTGGGGGAATATCAACTCAAACTGCATTTCCCCATAGTCAAACTCTTAGACTACCAAACCCGGTGGGAACAGTTAGAATCAGAACAGAATCCCTTTGCGCTGATGGTCAGGGCTCATTTAAAAACCCAGGCCACCAACCGCAAAATGGACGAACGGAAACAGTGGAAATGGATCCTAATCCGTTCCCTGTATGAAGGTGGATATCGTCGAGAGGAAGTAGAAAATCTATTTCGGTTCATCGACCGGATGATGACTCTACCGAAACAACTCGAACAACAATTAAGAACCCAACTCGTTGAATATCGGGAGGAAAAACAAATGCCATTCATCAGTCCGATGGAAGAACTCATCCAAGAAGAAGCAATGGAACGGGGACTTCAACAAGGCACGTTGCAAACCCAGCGCGAGAATATCCTAGACCTGTTGCAAGTCCGGTTTGGGGAAGTCCCTCAGTCCTTGGTAGAAGTGGTGAATCGTCTGGAGGATATTTCTACCCTAAAACAGCTAATCCGACAAACCATTTCTGTTGGTTCCATAGCTGAATTTGAGCAACTCCTGAATCCCAGTACAGATAGCTAA
- a CDS encoding transposase has product MEYESVKADYDAPWKEAITLYFEQFLKFFFPDIHRQIDWSQPYRSLDKELLELGRDSEVGTQFPDKLFEVKLINGNPLWILIHVEVQSQYVKDFSQRIYQYNYRAFDQYNKPVVSIAILGDDNASWRPTEYAYTLGEYQLKLHFPIVKLLDYQTRWEQLESEQNPFALMVRAHLKTQATNRKMDERKQWKWILIRSLFDRGYSREEVENLFRFIDRMMSLPKQLEQQLRTELIEYREEKQMPFISPMEELIQEEAMERGLQQGTLQTQRENILDLLQVRFGEVPQSLVEAVNRLEDISTLKQLHRQTISVGSIAEFEQLLNPQTDS; this is encoded by the coding sequence ATGGAATATGAATCGGTAAAAGCCGACTATGATGCCCCGTGGAAAGAAGCAATTACCCTCTACTTTGAACAATTTCTCAAATTCTTCTTTCCCGACATTCATCGCCAAATCGACTGGAGTCAACCCTATCGTTCTCTAGACAAAGAACTGCTAGAACTAGGCCGAGACTCCGAAGTTGGTACTCAATTTCCCGATAAACTGTTTGAAGTTAAACTCATCAACGGCAATCCTCTGTGGATACTGATTCACGTCGAAGTGCAGAGTCAATATGTTAAAGACTTCAGCCAACGGATCTATCAGTATAACTACCGCGCCTTTGACCAATACAACAAACCCGTGGTCAGCATTGCCATTCTCGGAGATGATAACGCCTCATGGCGACCCACAGAATATGCCTATACCCTGGGGGAATATCAACTCAAACTGCATTTCCCCATAGTCAAACTCTTAGACTACCAAACCCGGTGGGAACAGTTAGAATCAGAACAGAATCCCTTTGCGCTGATGGTCAGGGCTCATTTAAAAACCCAGGCCACCAACCGCAAAATGGACGAACGGAAACAGTGGAAATGGATCCTAATCCGTTCCCTGTTTGACCGAGGATATAGTCGAGAGGAAGTAGAGAATCTCTTCCGGTTCATCGACCGGATGATGAGCTTACCGAAACAACTCGAACAACAATTAAGAACCGAACTCATTGAATATCGGGAGGAAAAACAAATGCCATTCATCAGTCCGATGGAAGAACTCATCCAAGAAGAAGCAATGGAACGGGGACTTCAACAAGGCACGTTGCAAACCCAGCGCGAGAATATCTTAGACCTGTTGCAAGTCCGGTTTGGAGAAGTCCCTCAGTCCTTGGTAGAAGCGGTGAATCGTCTGGAAGATATTTCCACCCTAAAACAGCTCCATCGCCAAACAATTTCTGTTGGTTCCATAGCTGAATTTGAGCAACTCCTGAATCCCCAGACAGATAGCTAA
- the drmC gene encoding DISARM system phospholipase D-like protein DrmC, which translates to MNSPLIEQIYRVATILPPDTLQRLVAQLTNEPLNDLESCDRLLNQFPNPKFRRLIAELLTIWQQDSHNWDSRSVALALQSTQQAIATRQQALNVELVWTGPEPSLLPIRRTDRVLLQLIEQTQQQLTLVSFAIYKIPEIATAMESALNRGVNVRIIAETPTSGGGKIPFGLRETLSADLLNRLQIFVWPLEKRPKDPTGRYGSLHIKAVIGDRHHLFLTSANLTEYALSLNLELGILIHSPDLATQVMDLLDHLITNGILIQT; encoded by the coding sequence GTGAACAGTCCCTTAATCGAGCAAATTTACCGCGTTGCTACCATTTTGCCACCCGACACTTTACAGCGTTTGGTGGCACAATTGACCAACGAACCTCTCAACGACTTAGAAAGCTGCGATCGCCTCCTCAATCAATTCCCCAACCCCAAATTCCGCCGCCTGATTGCTGAATTGCTGACCATTTGGCAACAGGATAGCCACAACTGGGATAGCCGTAGTGTCGCCTTAGCCTTACAAAGTACCCAACAGGCGATCGCAACCCGCCAACAAGCCTTAAACGTCGAATTAGTTTGGACTGGACCCGAACCCTCCCTCCTCCCGATCCGCAGGACCGATCGCGTTTTGCTGCAATTAATCGAACAAACCCAACAACAACTCACCTTAGTCAGTTTTGCCATTTACAAAATTCCCGAAATCGCAACCGCAATGGAATCCGCCCTCAATCGCGGCGTGAATGTGAGAATTATTGCCGAAACCCCCACCTCCGGAGGCGGGAAAATTCCCTTTGGACTGCGGGAAACCTTGAGTGCAGACCTATTAAATCGCCTTCAAATCTTCGTTTGGCCCTTAGAAAAACGGCCAAAAGACCCCACCGGGCGATACGGTTCCCTGCACATCAAAGCCGTGATAGGCGATCGGCACCACCTCTTCCTCACCAGCGCCAATCTCACCGAATATGCCCTCTCCTTAAATTTAGAACTCGGAATTTTAATTCACAGCCCTGATTTAGCCACCCAAGTCATGGATTTACTAGACCATTTAATCACCAACGGCATTTTAATCCAAACCTAA
- the drmB gene encoding DrmB family protein produces the protein MNSNKNYKYRVGELRPSQILFSFGVGAVADLPNLSVMIMGLEDWDKSRSVELPEERLLSAVRQKLGSQVKQLLSPPLPSDESNSLSSPEELSRIGIPVAPFPGWVVCPRCRLLAPLKSGFFQLKSNPYRPAETHYVHENCSKSRRPPKVIPVRFLAACDRGHSDDFPWLYFVHHGNTSCPGPLRLEERGISGTAADIMVYCDRCETSRPLSDAFGEKGKQNMPNCRGRHPHLRNFDDECDQQMKGLLLGASNSWFSITLSALSIPTQSGKLAELVTQNWTRLSKATTPEVLGILLSAFQSGGEMQDLTPYPIPQIWEAIQQKQSGEETNELKDLKTPEWKFLSAADPQQNTSDFQLRPVASPQNYTDYFKQIVLVERLREVRALIGFTRLQSPGDFTDLDEIPEKYWVNLSRNLPSWVPATEVKGEGIFIEFNEELIQKWEKQEKVKKREDQIRVAHKDWLNSRNLDPDKPNFPGIRYSLIHSFAHALMRQLAIECGYNAASLRERIYSQLPTDDNGPQAGVLIYTASADSEGTLGGLVNLGEPATFGYHVTQALEQMRLCASDPLCAEHQPAEGNPALHWAACHACLFSPETSCERGNKFLDRSLLVATVEDKNLAFFDQKQW, from the coding sequence ATGAACTCCAACAAAAATTACAAATACCGAGTCGGTGAACTCCGTCCCAGTCAAATTCTCTTTTCCTTCGGAGTCGGCGCAGTTGCTGATTTACCCAATCTTTCCGTCATGATTATGGGATTAGAAGATTGGGACAAATCCCGCAGTGTCGAATTGCCCGAAGAACGATTACTGTCAGCAGTTCGTCAAAAATTAGGGTCTCAAGTCAAGCAACTGCTGTCCCCGCCACTCCCTTCGGATGAAAGTAATTCCCTGAGTTCTCCAGAGGAACTCTCCCGCATCGGCATTCCCGTCGCCCCTTTTCCCGGTTGGGTCGTTTGTCCCAGATGTCGATTATTAGCCCCTTTAAAATCAGGATTTTTCCAATTAAAAAGTAATCCCTATCGTCCCGCTGAAACCCACTATGTTCATGAAAATTGTTCCAAATCCAGAAGACCCCCGAAAGTAATTCCTGTGCGCTTTTTAGCTGCTTGCGATCGCGGACATTCAGATGATTTTCCCTGGTTGTACTTTGTCCATCATGGTAACACCAGTTGTCCCGGTCCTTTGCGCTTAGAAGAACGGGGAATTTCTGGAACTGCTGCGGATATTATGGTGTATTGCGATCGCTGCGAAACCTCCCGCCCCCTCTCCGATGCTTTTGGAGAAAAAGGCAAGCAAAATATGCCCAACTGTCGGGGTCGCCATCCCCACCTTCGCAACTTTGATGATGAATGCGACCAACAGATGAAAGGATTACTCTTAGGCGCATCCAATAGCTGGTTTTCCATCACCTTATCCGCCCTTTCTATTCCCACCCAATCGGGGAAATTAGCCGAATTAGTGACCCAGAACTGGACGCGGTTAAGTAAAGCAACTACTCCAGAAGTTTTGGGAATTCTATTATCGGCCTTTCAATCTGGGGGAGAAATGCAAGACTTGACTCCCTATCCAATTCCCCAAATTTGGGAGGCAATCCAACAAAAACAAAGCGGGGAAGAAACCAACGAATTAAAAGACCTCAAAACCCCAGAATGGAAATTTTTATCCGCTGCTGACCCCCAGCAAAACACCTCAGACTTTCAACTCCGTCCCGTTGCTTCTCCCCAAAACTATACCGATTATTTCAAACAAATTGTTTTAGTAGAACGACTCCGAGAAGTGAGGGCGCTAATCGGGTTCACGCGGCTGCAATCTCCCGGCGACTTTACAGATTTAGACGAGATTCCCGAAAAATATTGGGTAAACCTCAGCCGCAATCTTCCCAGTTGGGTTCCTGCCACGGAAGTCAAAGGCGAAGGAATTTTTATAGAATTCAATGAAGAATTAATCCAAAAATGGGAAAAGCAAGAGAAGGTAAAAAAACGGGAAGACCAAATCCGCGTCGCCCACAAAGATTGGTTAAACAGCCGAAATCTTGACCCAGATAAACCCAATTTTCCCGGAATTCGTTATAGTTTAATCCATTCCTTTGCCCATGCTTTAATGCGACAACTTGCCATAGAATGTGGCTATAATGCCGCTAGTTTGCGAGAACGAATTTACTCTCAATTACCCACGGATGACAACGGCCCTCAAGCCGGGGTGTTAATTTATACCGCCTCAGCAGATAGTGAGGGAACATTAGGTGGATTGGTGAATTTAGGAGAACCGGCCACGTTTGGATATCATGTTACCCAAGCTTTAGAACAAATGCGCCTCTGTGCCTCCGACCCCCTTTGTGCGGAACATCAGCCTGCGGAAGGCAACCCGGCATTACACTGGGCGGCTTGTCATGCTTGCTTATTCAGTCCAGAAACCTCCTGCGAACGCGGAAATAAGTTTTTAGACCGATCGCTGTTGGTTGCCACGGTAGAAGACAAGAATTTGGCCTTTTTTGACCAAAAACAGTGGTGA